The Sulfolobus acidocaldarius DSM 639 genome has a window encoding:
- a CDS encoding aldo/keto reductase: protein MADLKKFKHFTVSSMAFGTWRIGGGFWRASHARDGEWTASIKRAIELGITTIDTAEMYGNGHAEELVGEAIKGFERDKLFIVSKVWPSHASYEKVLKSAKASSQRLGTHIDLYLLHAPSRTVPLCETISAFERLVDDGIIRFFGLSNFDSSGIQKAMSCCKKYEVVAIQNHFSLLSRKDENDALLFARNNGLMYMAYTPLENGILTRNEFLNEIGKKYNKTASQVALNWYISVDNLVPIVKASTPAHVEENAQAMEWRLSREDWEAINNHFRTKGYLKEKVVSFFKSMRP, encoded by the coding sequence ATGGCTGACCTAAAGAAATTTAAACATTTTACCGTTTCGTCTATGGCTTTTGGTACATGGAGGATAGGGGGAGGTTTTTGGAGGGCGAGCCATGCAAGAGACGGAGAGTGGACTGCGTCGATAAAAAGGGCAATAGAGTTAGGGATAACTACAATTGATACAGCTGAAATGTACGGTAATGGGCATGCTGAGGAACTGGTAGGAGAGGCTATAAAGGGTTTTGAGAGGGACAAATTGTTTATAGTATCCAAGGTATGGCCTAGTCATGCAAGTTATGAAAAAGTGTTAAAATCTGCTAAGGCAAGTTCACAAAGGTTGGGAACACATATAGATTTGTATCTTCTTCATGCACCATCAAGGACAGTTCCATTATGTGAAACTATAAGTGCTTTCGAGAGACTAGTAGACGACGGTATAATAAGATTTTTTGGTTTAAGTAATTTTGATTCCTCAGGTATCCAAAAGGCTATGTCTTGCTGTAAAAAGTATGAAGTTGTAGCAATTCAGAACCACTTTAGCTTACTGAGTAGAAAAGACGAGAACGATGCCTTATTATTTGCAAGGAACAATGGGTTAATGTATATGGCTTATACTCCATTAGAAAATGGAATACTAACAAGAAATGAGTTCCTCAATGAAATAGGTAAGAAATACAACAAGACTGCATCACAAGTTGCTCTGAACTGGTATATAAGTGTGGATAATTTAGTGCCTATCGTTAAGGCTTCTACTCCTGCTCACGTGGAAGAAAATGCGCAGGCTATGGAGTGGAGACTTTCAAGGGAAGATTGGGAGGCAATAAATAATCATTTCAGGACTAAGGGGTACTTAAAGGAGAAAGTTGTAAGTTTCTTTAAATCCATGAGACCTTAA
- a CDS encoding cytochrome b: MVTQKGSTLDRILYWLDERLGIYGHTLRQAPRYAYSIDYWLGGFVLASLIFEIITGALTALYYTPSDPYTSTTYLISQVPYGALLFSLHSWGAYVMIFAMLVHITRNFIVGAYRPPREFMWIVGTLLAGLTLTEAYLGYSLPYNLISWVATTTGLNLFGYMPFNLGYLISLFTIVNPNQPGIMSGVDPLVQRFFVFHWIVGGLLVAVVGLHLYIFEKHGITPPVSEVKPGAPELIDEYQDKLKSDYRWELQPLIRSIGMVVMIFLLTFGIIFFIASMIPFDISVSGTVLKYVKPEYNPINAAQAPPLPDWYFLFIYFFYKAIDPSSASIIFLGWVAVTVLFPFIDAYVFRHKAPHPGLRPAAVSLGTGFIIAFIVNTIWAEETPGQEIGTIGLVVDAIIFIACFAVLWPLLRYVVQPRVLAKMSSSPFRDGGIMTIKPEKRVLSGALVLSMNLFILGTLIYSLYQALTIPMTSLANQFIIGQYIGLSMIMFSLSIFLNVVIGYGKR, translated from the coding sequence ATGGTAACACAGAAAGGATCTACTCTGGATAGGATATTATATTGGTTAGATGAGAGATTAGGTATTTATGGTCATACATTAAGGCAAGCTCCAAGATATGCTTATTCAATAGATTATTGGCTAGGAGGATTTGTACTTGCTTCACTAATTTTTGAGATAATAACTGGAGCACTGACTGCACTATATTACACTCCAAGTGATCCATATACATCTACTACTTACCTTATATCTCAAGTTCCTTACGGCGCACTGTTGTTTAGTCTCCACAGCTGGGGAGCTTACGTTATGATATTTGCTATGTTAGTTCACATAACTAGAAACTTCATAGTTGGAGCTTATAGACCTCCGAGAGAGTTCATGTGGATTGTTGGTACTTTATTAGCTGGTCTGACTCTAACTGAAGCCTATCTTGGTTATTCCTTGCCCTATAATCTAATTTCATGGGTTGCTACAACCACTGGACTAAACTTGTTCGGATATATGCCGTTCAACTTAGGTTATCTAATTTCTCTATTTACTATAGTGAATCCTAACCAACCAGGAATAATGTCTGGTGTGGATCCTTTGGTTCAAAGGTTTTTTGTTTTCCACTGGATAGTTGGCGGGTTATTAGTAGCTGTCGTTGGGCTTCACCTATATATATTCGAGAAACACGGTATAACTCCACCAGTTTCTGAAGTTAAGCCCGGTGCACCTGAGTTAATAGACGAGTATCAAGACAAGCTGAAGTCTGACTACAGATGGGAGCTACAACCTCTAATAAGATCTATAGGTATGGTAGTAATGATTTTCCTATTAACCTTCGGGATAATATTCTTCATTGCATCTATGATACCCTTTGATATTTCTGTTAGCGGTACTGTGCTTAAATACGTTAAACCGGAGTACAATCCTATAAACGCTGCCCAAGCACCTCCATTACCAGACTGGTATTTCTTATTCATCTACTTCTTCTACAAAGCAATAGATCCCAGTAGTGCCTCAATAATATTCTTAGGCTGGGTAGCAGTCACTGTACTATTCCCATTTATAGATGCTTATGTATTTAGGCATAAGGCTCCTCATCCAGGACTCAGACCTGCCGCAGTATCTTTAGGTACAGGATTCATAATAGCATTCATAGTAAATACCATTTGGGCAGAGGAAACTCCAGGTCAAGAGATTGGTACCATAGGTCTAGTTGTGGACGCAATTATATTCATAGCCTGTTTTGCAGTTCTATGGCCCTTACTCAGATACGTTGTACAGCCAAGGGTGTTGGCGAAAATGAGTAGTTCACCATTTAGAGACGGCGGTATAATGACAATAAAGCCTGAGAAAAGAGTTCTTAGTGGAGCATTGGTTCTATCAATGAATCTCTTCATCCTAGGTACGCTGATCTACTCTCTATATCAAGCATTAACAATACCCATGACTTCATTAGCTAATCAATTTATAATAGGTCAATATATAGGTCTATCCATGATTATGTTTTCATTATCCATATTTCTGAACGTGGTGATTGGTTATGGAAAGAGGTAG
- the porB gene encoding pyruvate synthase subunit PorB: MTLGLREILNKHNSLISGTAACPGCPENMAMRMLGMGLGKDTVVVVVAGCSSIIQGNAPYNSYNLPVVNIAFAAGPAAASGLARAYKQKGKDVNVVVWAGDGGTADIGFASLSGAAERNEDIIYVCVDNEAYMNSGGQRSGSTPLGAITSTTPEGKKENKKNLPFLMVSHNVPYVATASVGYPHDYIQKLKRAKEIDGFRYIHVLTPDPYGWLFDPSRTAEIAKLAVQTCYWPLFEYYNGKITVSQECLHCLDKRTRRPIKDFLSVQGRFKRVKEDDIAKLEKYIDDMWEKIKELM, translated from the coding sequence TTGACGTTAGGACTCCGAGAGATATTGAATAAACACAATTCACTTATATCAGGTACAGCAGCCTGTCCTGGATGCCCAGAAAATATGGCAATGAGAATGTTGGGGATGGGACTAGGAAAGGATACGGTAGTTGTAGTTGTAGCAGGCTGCTCATCCATAATACAAGGTAATGCACCTTATAATTCCTATAATTTACCTGTAGTAAACATAGCATTTGCAGCTGGTCCTGCAGCTGCGTCAGGACTTGCTAGAGCATATAAACAAAAGGGTAAGGATGTGAACGTGGTAGTATGGGCTGGGGATGGAGGGACTGCAGATATAGGATTTGCGTCATTAAGTGGTGCTGCAGAGAGAAATGAGGATATAATCTACGTATGTGTGGACAATGAAGCCTATATGAACAGTGGAGGACAGAGAAGTGGTTCCACGCCATTGGGCGCAATAACTTCTACCACCCCAGAAGGCAAGAAAGAAAATAAAAAGAACCTTCCCTTCCTTATGGTATCTCACAACGTGCCTTATGTTGCTACAGCAAGTGTAGGGTATCCTCACGATTATATTCAGAAGTTAAAAAGAGCAAAGGAAATTGATGGCTTTAGGTATATACATGTGCTTACCCCCGATCCATATGGATGGCTATTTGACCCATCGAGGACTGCTGAAATAGCTAAGTTAGCAGTGCAGACGTGTTATTGGCCGTTATTTGAATATTACAATGGTAAAATAACAGTAAGTCAAGAGTGTCTTCACTGTTTAGACAAGAGGACAAGAAGACCAATTAAGGACTTTCTGTCTGTGCAGGGTAGATTTAAGAGAGTAAAGGAAGATGATATAGCCAAACTGGAGAAATATATAGATGATATGTGGGAAAAGATAAAGGAGCTAATGTAA
- a CDS encoding DUF1404 domain-containing protein: MIKLNRDQKLTYKFLIIPIALLILSFNPYTESLEFSLPAVYMASHYAVYFSGLYIGYKYFKGGYISLILGLIPAVLWHSPYFFSLGAAMLDYRILLEITLLFGGVLLGSSINSMRLQIKITLLALWMLGDSILAILFITSTPLYSNLAYPFSPYTPSSLPLAGILMFVIMNVFLIYVISKFMKSIIG, translated from the coding sequence ATGATAAAACTTAACAGGGATCAAAAGCTTACCTATAAATTTCTCATTATACCTATTGCATTATTGATTCTCTCGTTTAACCCTTACACTGAAAGCCTGGAGTTCTCCCTACCTGCAGTATATATGGCTTCCCATTACGCTGTGTATTTCTCAGGTCTGTATATAGGTTATAAGTACTTTAAAGGAGGATATATATCCCTTATTCTAGGGTTAATCCCAGCCGTCTTATGGCATTCTCCATATTTCTTCTCATTAGGGGCAGCCATGTTAGATTATAGAATACTCCTTGAAATAACACTACTATTTGGAGGGGTTTTGTTAGGATCGTCGATTAACTCAATGAGACTACAAATTAAAATAACACTATTAGCCCTGTGGATGTTAGGAGATTCCATACTGGCAATACTGTTCATTACTTCCACACCACTCTACTCAAATTTAGCTTATCCTTTTTCCCCTTATACACCATCAAGTCTACCGTTAGCAGGGATACTGATGTTTGTAATAATGAATGTGTTTCTGATCTACGTTATATCAAAGTTCATGAAAAGTATTATTGGATAA
- a CDS encoding Rieske 2Fe-2S domain-containing protein yields MDRRTFLRLYLLVGAAIAVAPVIKPALDYVGYFYSELGSLSKKYLVADNTDGLAGFPRYKVANIQQVQQQIKSSGCAVYFFAYPLTDEPCFLVDLQALTGQQITEIPNPYYGKYAGPLGQIQTIKGVGPNGTIFAFSDVCVHLGCQLPAQVIVSSESDPGLYAKGADLHCPCHGSIYALKDGGVVVSGPAPRPLPIVILDYDSSTGDIYAVGTNAPYFSAGIPRTTPQDNLLYDPRYSYSVPNNPSCSNG; encoded by the coding sequence ATGGACAGAAGGACATTTTTAAGATTGTATCTGCTTGTAGGGGCTGCTATAGCAGTTGCTCCAGTTATAAAACCTGCATTAGATTATGTAGGTTATTTCTATAGTGAACTAGGTTCGCTCTCAAAAAAATACTTAGTGGCGGATAACACGGATGGCTTAGCTGGATTTCCTAGATATAAGGTAGCTAACATACAACAAGTACAACAACAGATTAAGAGCTCTGGCTGTGCAGTTTATTTCTTCGCATATCCTCTGACTGATGAGCCCTGTTTTTTAGTTGACCTACAAGCGTTAACAGGTCAACAAATTACAGAGATTCCTAATCCTTACTATGGCAAATATGCAGGTCCTTTAGGTCAAATACAAACTATTAAGGGTGTTGGTCCAAACGGTACAATATTTGCATTTTCTGATGTATGTGTACACTTAGGTTGCCAACTCCCTGCTCAGGTTATAGTCTCCAGTGAGTCTGATCCTGGATTGTATGCTAAAGGCGCTGATTTACACTGTCCATGTCACGGTTCAATATATGCATTAAAGGACGGTGGAGTTGTAGTTTCGGGTCCAGCACCTAGACCACTTCCAATCGTTATACTTGACTACGATAGTTCTACAGGGGATATATATGCAGTTGGAACGAATGCACCATACTTCAGTGCCGGAATACCAAGAACTACACCTCAAGATAACTTACTGTATGATCCAAGATATAGTTATTCGGTTCCAAATAATCCTTCATGTAGTAATGGGTGA
- a CDS encoding pyruvate ferredoxin oxidoreductase, whose amino-acid sequence MIRKIISGNEAVATAVKLARVGLTGIYPITPQTSIIEKLAEMKAQGEIQTEIVRVESEHSAMAATYGAALAGIRAFTATASQGLLYMHEMVWWVAGSRVPVVMVVGTRAVGAPWNIWNEHTDFTSERDSGWIMAFASNPQEALDLTIQAFRISEDERVFLPVMVGMDGFILSHTKTNVLIPDQEQIDDYLPPRRQPYVIDPEDPVEIGNMFPPEGYMKLRESIHLALKNSEDIIRQHGREYNKKVSPMIDYSTLNSSYRLEDADYAVVLMGAWAGDAMEAIDVLREKGIKIGMLRVRYLRPWSEKEIRENLEGKKGVLVLDRSTSFGRGGPLYIEVKSTIRDTEVKDIVTGLGGVTVGKSDMIYLFSKFVEGIKEDVTWYYPKEVGKLDVRTPRDIE is encoded by the coding sequence ATGATCAGGAAAATTATTTCAGGAAACGAAGCAGTAGCCACTGCAGTAAAGTTAGCTAGAGTAGGATTAACAGGAATTTACCCAATAACACCACAGACTTCAATAATAGAGAAATTGGCTGAAATGAAAGCTCAAGGAGAAATACAGACAGAGATAGTTAGAGTTGAGAGTGAACACTCAGCGATGGCTGCAACATATGGCGCTGCACTAGCTGGTATAAGGGCTTTTACAGCTACTGCATCACAGGGACTTCTTTATATGCACGAAATGGTGTGGTGGGTAGCTGGAAGTAGAGTTCCAGTAGTGATGGTTGTTGGAACTAGGGCAGTTGGAGCACCGTGGAACATTTGGAACGAACATACTGACTTTACAAGTGAGAGGGACAGTGGTTGGATAATGGCGTTTGCAAGTAACCCACAGGAAGCATTAGACTTGACTATTCAGGCTTTTAGGATTTCTGAAGACGAAAGGGTATTCTTGCCTGTAATGGTGGGGATGGACGGGTTCATTCTATCACACACTAAGACTAACGTGCTAATACCTGACCAAGAGCAGATTGATGATTACTTGCCACCTAGGAGGCAGCCATATGTAATTGATCCTGAGGACCCAGTGGAAATAGGAAATATGTTTCCTCCAGAGGGTTATATGAAATTGAGGGAGTCAATCCATCTTGCACTGAAGAATTCTGAAGACATAATCAGGCAGCACGGCAGAGAATATAACAAGAAAGTTTCCCCTATGATTGATTATTCCACCCTTAATTCTAGCTATAGGTTGGAAGATGCTGACTATGCTGTAGTATTAATGGGAGCTTGGGCAGGAGATGCTATGGAAGCTATAGATGTTCTCAGGGAGAAGGGAATAAAAATAGGTATGTTGAGAGTGAGATACTTGAGACCATGGAGCGAAAAGGAGATTAGGGAGAATCTAGAAGGTAAGAAGGGAGTTCTGGTACTTGACAGGAGTACTAGCTTTGGCAGAGGAGGACCATTGTACATAGAAGTTAAGTCTACTATTCGGGACACAGAAGTTAAAGATATAGTCACTGGACTGGGTGGAGTTACAGTTGGTAAGAGTGATATGATATATCTGTTCTCCAAGTTTGTAGAGGGCATAAAAGAGGATGTAACCTGGTATTATCCAAAAGAGGTGGGAAAACTTGACGTTAGGACTCCGAGAGATATTGAATAA
- a CDS encoding sulfocyanin codes for MKAQSSVLPVVVGILVVIIAVAVGVYVYNQYVMLSSPSASSSTGTSTGPSKISIPYSSSNKTVFLTIVVESSSNVNQFNFNGTSSGSLVIYIPAGSTVIVKFINQESLPHNLVLLQNSTPTPQSPEISSDGKIIDIVGATTSNYDVNGISGGASAEGVWGPISAGDYMLVCGILGHAASGMWAVLVASNNVTAPYAVID; via the coding sequence ATGAAGGCTCAAAGTTCTGTTTTGCCTGTTGTAGTCGGAATTTTAGTTGTAATAATAGCAGTAGCCGTAGGAGTTTATGTCTACAACCAATATGTTATGCTGTCCTCACCCTCTGCTAGTAGTAGTACAGGCACAAGTACAGGACCTAGTAAAATCTCCATACCATATAGTAGTAGCAATAAAACTGTTTTTTTGACCATAGTAGTTGAATCTTCAAGTAACGTTAATCAGTTCAACTTTAATGGCACTTCATCAGGAAGCTTAGTAATATATATACCAGCAGGATCTACAGTAATTGTAAAATTCATCAATCAAGAATCACTGCCTCATAATCTTGTACTTTTACAAAATTCCACGCCTACACCACAAAGCCCAGAAATAAGTAGTGATGGAAAAATAATAGACATAGTGGGTGCAACAACTAGCAACTACGACGTAAACGGGATATCAGGAGGTGCTTCGGCTGAAGGGGTATGGGGACCAATAAGCGCAGGGGATTATATGCTAGTATGTGGAATACTTGGTCACGCTGCTTCAGGAATGTGGGCAGTTTTGGTAGCCTCAAATAATGTAACAGCTCCTTATGCAGTGATTGATTAA
- a CDS encoding 4Fe-4S binding protein: MSLLLDYQYFPITKPGKGAGGKTGSWRVVKPVVDLSKCIGCKACFMFCPESTIVPKGGKVTVDYEYCKGCGVCSNVCPVKAISMVSET; the protein is encoded by the coding sequence ATGTCCTTACTACTTGATTATCAATACTTTCCAATAACAAAGCCCGGTAAGGGCGCTGGAGGTAAGACAGGTTCCTGGAGAGTGGTTAAGCCTGTTGTAGATTTGAGTAAGTGTATAGGTTGCAAGGCTTGTTTCATGTTCTGTCCAGAATCCACCATAGTTCCCAAAGGAGGGAAAGTCACAGTTGACTATGAGTATTGTAAGGGATGTGGGGTTTGTTCGAATGTTTGCCCTGTAAAGGCAATAAGTATGGTGAGTGAGACATGA
- a CDS encoding cytochrome c oxidase subunit II produces the protein MERGRILELTTIVLAAVVLIVLGVISDGYLALINSGNYLSAQQKQDAIPIKVIAFQYAWEFVYPNGTTTIDKLVLKANQTYLLEIQSKDVIHAFYIPQLGFKFEAIPGYVYDFYIVVKTPGTYDIWCAEFCGPGHYTMKGTLIVVS, from the coding sequence ATGGAAAGAGGTAGAATATTAGAATTAACAACTATAGTTCTTGCAGCAGTTGTTTTAATCGTATTAGGTGTTATATCGGATGGATATTTAGCTCTTATAAACAGTGGTAATTATTTGTCAGCGCAACAGAAACAAGATGCGATACCTATTAAGGTCATAGCTTTTCAATACGCTTGGGAGTTTGTATATCCTAACGGAACTACCACTATAGACAAGCTAGTGCTTAAGGCTAATCAGACCTATTTGCTGGAAATACAGTCAAAGGATGTCATTCATGCGTTCTATATACCGCAGTTAGGGTTTAAGTTTGAGGCTATCCCTGGATATGTGTACGACTTCTATATAGTGGTGAAGACGCCAGGCACATATGATATATGGTGTGCTGAATTCTGCGGTCCTGGTCATTACACCATGAAAGGAACTCTCATAGTGGTGAGTTGA
- a CDS encoding thiamine pyrophosphate-binding protein, producing the protein MAKSTAEILIDSISSQISDVFGIAGTHGLSLFEEIRKKTEKGELKYFMPRLEYGGAIMADYYARVKENVGVFISVNGPGFTNSLTGLAEAYSEGSPLVLISLNKEFKYRNDKQLHDMGYYDAQLQLARQVTKASFRIYSASEAQSTMEKAFRIALEDKMGPVYVEVPVDVLEDSTDIELKNQSKIGRKLIYPTRDELKEAVDFINSCSKPILLLGYGASRSNVLKYVEKLGIPVVVTVRGKGAIPENHPLYAGNIFEMSEVPGDCLIAIGTSFNSLEMWNWTTKLPPKILHVDVDVSVFNNSVKTDVEIKASAEAFLEQISEKVKTRTWTVEKVERQFPAPENPDITHDDLIRVLDSQLSEDRIVIADAGTNQVMAMDMKVYRHNSYFNPLIFNAMGSAIPAGIGAKIASPEREVVSIIGDAGFQACFNELITAVEYKVNFLTVLVQDNVQHFLRMNQMMKHGKPFATDVFPIDYTKVVEGIGVKVFEVEKKDDLKRITEEAINSSYKYPTLLRVHVTPNSVPTILFRRR; encoded by the coding sequence ATGGCAAAATCCACAGCTGAAATTTTGATAGATTCCATATCCTCCCAGATATCAGATGTTTTCGGGATAGCAGGAACTCATGGACTGAGCCTTTTTGAGGAAATAAGGAAGAAAACTGAGAAAGGGGAACTCAAATACTTTATGCCTAGGCTAGAGTACGGAGGAGCTATAATGGCAGATTACTATGCAAGGGTAAAGGAGAATGTCGGTGTGTTCATATCAGTAAACGGTCCAGGTTTCACCAATTCCCTAACAGGTCTAGCTGAAGCCTATTCTGAAGGCTCGCCATTAGTCTTAATATCACTGAATAAGGAGTTTAAATATCGTAATGATAAGCAACTGCATGACATGGGCTATTATGATGCACAGTTACAGTTAGCTAGACAAGTGACAAAGGCTTCCTTTAGAATTTACTCCGCATCTGAAGCCCAGTCCACCATGGAGAAAGCATTCAGAATAGCATTAGAGGACAAGATGGGTCCAGTATATGTTGAAGTTCCAGTGGATGTACTTGAGGATTCGACAGACATTGAATTGAAAAATCAATCAAAGATAGGTAGGAAATTAATTTATCCCACAAGGGATGAGCTGAAGGAGGCTGTCGATTTCATTAACTCATGTTCTAAGCCTATTCTCTTACTTGGTTATGGCGCATCGAGATCTAATGTCCTGAAATACGTGGAGAAATTGGGTATCCCAGTAGTAGTTACTGTCAGGGGCAAAGGCGCAATACCAGAAAACCATCCCTTATATGCAGGAAACATATTTGAAATGTCAGAGGTACCTGGGGACTGTCTGATAGCCATAGGGACTTCCTTTAATTCTCTTGAAATGTGGAACTGGACAACTAAATTGCCTCCTAAAATATTGCATGTTGATGTAGACGTTTCAGTTTTTAATAACAGTGTTAAAACCGATGTCGAGATTAAGGCTAGTGCCGAAGCTTTCTTAGAACAAATATCTGAAAAGGTTAAGACTAGGACATGGACAGTCGAGAAGGTAGAACGTCAATTCCCAGCCCCTGAGAATCCTGATATTACCCATGATGATCTTATCAGAGTTTTAGATAGCCAATTAAGTGAGGATAGGATTGTGATAGCCGATGCAGGTACAAACCAAGTAATGGCTATGGATATGAAAGTATATAGGCATAACTCTTACTTTAATCCCTTAATTTTCAACGCAATGGGGTCAGCTATACCGGCTGGAATAGGTGCTAAAATAGCCTCACCAGAGAGAGAAGTGGTTAGTATAATCGGAGATGCAGGTTTTCAGGCCTGTTTCAATGAGTTAATTACTGCTGTGGAATATAAGGTAAATTTCTTGACAGTACTGGTTCAAGACAATGTACAACACTTCTTGAGGATGAATCAAATGATGAAGCACGGTAAGCCCTTTGCAACTGATGTATTTCCTATAGATTATACAAAGGTCGTTGAAGGTATTGGTGTAAAGGTCTTTGAAGTGGAGAAGAAAGACGATTTAAAGAGGATTACTGAGGAGGCAATAAATTCATCATATAAGTATCCCACTCTCTTGAGAGTTCACGTTACTCCTAATAGTGTACCAACAATATTATTCAGGAGGAGATGA